A genomic window from Helicobacter suis HS1 includes:
- the pgi gene encoding glucose-6-phosphate isomerase — protein MKTLTQLQSFKDLLEHFNTIKTIHMKDMFKEDPSRATRYFLKTGSIYLDYSKNRINNTTLKLLRALAQECGLKHKIEAMFSGAKINTTEERAVLHTALRYQGESPIIEEGQNVLPQVRAVLERMEAFSDALRCGEWLGYTNQVITDVVNIGIGGSDLGALMVCKALKHYGSPRLNVHFISNVDGTQIQGVLDKIYPETTLFIIASKTFSTQETLTNALSARQWFLAHALDECHIAKHFVAVSTNKEAVQDFGIDTENMFSFWNWVGGRYSLWSAVGLSIMIYLGKQNFKSLLQGAYEMDEHFKNAPFEQNMPVILALLGIWYINLFDAGSHLIAPYDQYLRYFPRFIQQLDMESNGKSTTLEGQVVDYDTGPIIWGDVGTNAQHAFFQLLHQGTHISPIDFIVSLSKEGHLPEHHDILVSNMFAQAQAFMEGKEYEEAFKELLKMGYSEQKASKLAHHRIFSGNRPSNVILLETICPKSVGALIALYEHKIFIQGVIWNINSFDQWGVELGKELTKDILARLRHEPSQKHQDSSTELVSCWAFYYDLSRQAKDRVIFFCVFKISR, from the coding sequence ATGAAAACCTTAACACAATTACAGAGCTTTAAGGATTTATTAGAGCATTTTAACACCATTAAAACGATCCATATGAAAGACATGTTTAAAGAAGATCCAAGCCGTGCCACGCGTTATTTTCTTAAAACTGGCTCTATTTATTTAGATTACTCTAAAAATCGCATCAACAACACCACTTTAAAACTCTTAAGAGCTCTAGCCCAAGAATGCGGGCTAAAGCACAAAATAGAGGCGATGTTTTCGGGTGCAAAAATCAACACCACAGAGGAGCGCGCTGTTTTACATACCGCTTTGCGTTATCAAGGAGAGTCGCCTATTATAGAGGAGGGGCAAAATGTTCTCCCACAGGTACGCGCCGTACTGGAGCGCATGGAGGCCTTTAGCGATGCGCTGCGTTGTGGGGAGTGGCTTGGCTATACTAATCAAGTGATTACTGATGTTGTTAATATTGGTATAGGCGGATCGGATTTAGGGGCTTTAATGGTGTGTAAGGCACTTAAACACTACGGTAGCCCGCGTTTAAATGTGCACTTTATTTCTAATGTAGATGGTACGCAAATACAAGGGGTGTTAGATAAGATTTATCCAGAAACCACGCTTTTTATCATTGCCTCTAAGACTTTTTCTACACAGGAAACTTTAACTAATGCGCTAAGCGCGCGCCAATGGTTTTTAGCCCACGCCTTAGATGAATGCCACATTGCTAAGCATTTTGTGGCTGTTTCTACTAATAAAGAAGCGGTACAAGACTTTGGGATTGATACAGAAAACATGTTTTCTTTTTGGAATTGGGTAGGGGGTCGTTATAGTTTATGGTCAGCTGTTGGGCTTTCTATTATGATTTATCTAGGCAAGCAAAATTTTAAGAGTTTATTACAGGGGGCTTATGAAATGGATGAGCATTTTAAAAACGCCCCCTTTGAGCAGAATATGCCGGTTATTTTAGCACTCTTAGGCATTTGGTATATTAATCTTTTTGATGCGGGTAGCCATTTAATAGCCCCCTATGATCAATATTTGCGCTATTTTCCGCGTTTTATCCAACAACTAGATATGGAAAGCAATGGCAAAAGCACCACTTTAGAGGGGCAAGTAGTGGATTATGATACAGGGCCTATTATTTGGGGCGATGTGGGTACTAATGCCCAGCATGCGTTTTTCCAATTACTCCATCAAGGTACGCATATTAGCCCGATTGATTTTATTGTCTCTCTAAGCAAAGAGGGGCATTTACCAGAACACCATGATATTTTGGTGAGTAACATGTTTGCCCAAGCACAGGCTTTTATGGAGGGTAAGGAATATGAAGAAGCCTTTAAAGAGCTCTTAAAAATGGGTTATTCTGAGCAAAAAGCTAGCAAACTTGCCCACCACCGCATTTTTTCGGGTAATCGCCCTAGTAATGTGATTTTATTAGAAACCATTTGCCCTAAGAGTGTGGGGGCTTTAATTGCGCTTTATGAACATAAAATCTTTATACAAGGGGTGATTTGGAATATTAATAGTTTTGATCAATGGGGCGTAGAATTAGGTAAAGAGCTCACAAAAGACATTTTAGCAAGGTTGCGCCATGAACCCTCTCAAAAGCACCAAGATAGCTCTACAGAACTGGTCAGCTGTTGGGCTTTCTATTATGATTTATCTAGGCAAGCAAAAGATCGCGTTATTTTCTTTTGTGTTTTTAAGATAAGCCGATAG
- a CDS encoding tetratricopeptide repeat protein, with product MLKSVLCVALVGVLCSVQAKGEGDAYFSIAEKAYQSKGYKKALEYFKKAASMGDAAGYNNLGNLYENGEGVQKNLQRALEYHKKACELGFKDACHRIK from the coding sequence ATGCTAAAAAGTGTGTTGTGTGTAGCGTTGGTGGGTGTACTTTGCAGTGTGCAGGCTAAGGGAGAGGGTGATGCGTATTTTTCAATTGCTGAAAAAGCTTATCAAAGTAAAGGTTATAAGAAAGCCCTAGAGTATTTCAAGAAAGCAGCAAGCATGGGAGATGCGGCCGGCTATAATAACTTAGGAAACTTGTATGAGAATGGGGAGGGTGTGCAAAAAAATCTACAGAGGGCTTTAGAATATCATAAGAAAGCCTGTGAGCTAGGATTTAAAGATGCGTGTCATAGAATAAAATAA
- a CDS encoding RNA-guided endonuclease InsQ/TnpB family protein, with product MLIAYKQKLYNSSKNKQIDRLLRLYGICYNHCIALHKRYYRLYKKHLNFYTLKKHITKLKRTARFAFLKTLGSQTLQELVGRIDKAYKKFFKKQGRPPRFKKVANYQSFTFSQCGYKIQDNIISFNGYRFKFVKTYDLAGKPKTLTIKRDNLGDYFLCLVCETEDNLKPAGGNSVGLDFGLKTFLTCSNGTQIPSPLFFSKFLPLIRACSRSLSKKKRGSHNRLKARLKLARLHRKVQNLRKDFFYKIANSLAKQYATIFIEDLNLKGMVKLWGRKINDLAFGEFVAILERKTQVVKIDRFYPSSKTCSNCGALKEDLSLKDRFFHCPSCGFSLDRDLNASINIHRVGASTLGGEAVRPA from the coding sequence ATGCTCATCGCCTACAAGCAGAAACTCTACAATTCAAGCAAGAACAAGCAGATAGACAGACTCTTGCGTCTTTATGGCATTTGCTACAATCATTGTATCGCTTTGCATAAGCGGTATTATAGGCTCTATAAGAAGCACTTGAATTTCTACACTTTGAAAAAGCACATCACCAAGCTAAAGAGAACAGCACGCTTTGCTTTTTTGAAAACTCTAGGCTCTCAAACCTTGCAAGAGCTAGTAGGGAGGATAGACAAGGCTTATAAAAAGTTTTTTAAGAAACAAGGCAGACCGCCTAGATTTAAAAAGGTGGCCAACTATCAGTCTTTCACATTTTCACAATGTGGTTATAAAATCCAAGACAACATTATCTCTTTTAATGGCTATCGCTTTAAGTTTGTCAAAACCTACGACCTTGCAGGCAAACCCAAGACCTTAACCATTAAAAGAGATAATCTAGGCGATTATTTCTTGTGCTTGGTGTGCGAAACAGAGGATAACCTTAAGCCCGCAGGCGGTAACAGCGTGGGGCTTGACTTTGGGTTAAAAACTTTTCTCACATGCTCTAATGGCACACAAATCCCATCGCCTTTATTTTTCTCTAAATTCTTGCCTTTGATCCGTGCTTGCTCTCGCTCCCTATCCAAAAAGAAAAGAGGCAGTCATAACCGCCTAAAGGCTAGGCTAAAACTTGCTAGATTGCACCGCAAAGTCCAAAATCTTAGAAAAGACTTTTTCTACAAGATTGCTAATAGCCTAGCCAAACAATACGCCACTATTTTCATTGAAGATTTGAACCTGAAGGGTATGGTTAAACTTTGGGGGCGCAAGATTAATGATTTGGCTTTTGGTGAGTTTGTGGCTATCTTGGAGAGAAAAACCCAAGTGGTTAAGATTGATAGATTCTATCCTAGCTCTAAAACTTGTTCTAATTGTGGAGCACTCAAAGAGGATTTAAGCCTAAAAGATAGGTTTTTTCATTGCCCTTCTTGTGGCTTTTCTTTGGATAGAGATTTGAACGCAAGTATAAATATTCATAGAGTGGGGGCATCCACTCTTGGAGGAGAAGCTGTAAGACCCGCCTAG